The sequence TGTGTTAACCGGTTTTTCAGTTCTCATCCCTTACGTAGGTGCCACCTTAGTGACTCTGCCTATCGCGCTGGTGGCCTTCTTTCAATGGGGGATCAGCCCAGAATTTGGCTACCTTATGTTAGGTTACGGCATCATCCAGGCACTAGATGGCAATTTGCTTGTGCCCATTCTTTTCTCCGATGCAGTGGATTTACATCCAGTGTTTATTATCGCTGCAGTGTTAATTTTCGGTGGACTCTGGGGCGTGTGGGGCGTGTTCTTCGCCATACCTTTAGCCTCTCTGGTTAAGGCGGTACTTAATGCCTGGCCAACAGTGGAACCTAAAGCTGAAACGGTAGAAAGAGAATCGTGAATGAATTAGCAATACCAGCATAAAAAAAGAGCCGTCGGCCCTTTTTTATGCTTATTGATTGGTAATCCGCAAGGAAATCATGAAACATTAATCATGGCATAGAGACTGTTTCGCCGTGACTGCCAGAGACCGATAGACGATAGTGGTCTGCTTGGCTTTAATGTTCCAATGTTGCCAATACAGGGGAACACGCTTACGTTTACCCGGGGTTATTTCAATCACTAAGCCTTTCTCCAGTAAGGGCTCGGCTTGGAGATGGCCAACTAATCCATAACCTAAACCCTGTAAAATGGCATCGAGAAAACTTTCTGAAGAAGGGATCTTATGCTCACGCCAGCTACCTGTTTTCATTTTAAAATATCGGCTTAGATACTTCTCATGAAGTTTATCTTTCGTTGAGAACACAACCGCAGGTGCTAACTCTAGAGAGGCTTGAGATACGGTGATGGGGAAATATTGCTCGATAAACTCAGGTGTTGCGACGCAAAGATACTCCATATCTCCAAGGTATTCACTGCTGCAACCGGCAAGTGCTTGTTTGCTTGTAGTGACACACCCAACAGCCTCGCCATTTTTTAGCAAATTATGGGTGTAAGACTCATCATCGACAACCAGCTCAAGCAGCCATTGATGACGCTTAAACACTTCACTCAACGCGGGTAAGAACCAGGTGGCTAGACTGTCGGCATTGACGGCTATTTTGACTATGGTGGGTAATTTAGGATCATCTACATCCATTTCACTCCTGAGTTCACTTTCTAGTAGTTCGACTTGTGAATAGTGACGTAATAGTCGTTTACCGGTAACCGTTGCTTCGACTGGACTGGTGCGGATAACTAAAGCTTGGCCGACTCTCTCCTCTAGCAGTTTAATTCGTTGTGATACGGCAGATTGAGTGATGCAGAGTACCTTAGCAGCGCGTTCGAAGCCGCCTTCAGAGATCACTATTGATAGGGCACGCAGGTGGGAATAATCGAGCAAAGGATAACTCCTCATAATGAAATGCATGGTGTATAAGTTTTACTTATACACCATAAAAAAGATTAGTTATATTTATTTCCGTACCTTGTGTACGCTTGCGTTCAATCAGATGTTTCTAGGAAAAACCAATGCAGGCATTCATTCAAGGTGTAGGAATAGGCGGTAGCCTTATCATGGCAGTAGGAGCGCAAAATGCGTTTGTATTGAAGCAAGGCTTAAAGCGCTCACACTCACTGCCCATCGCAGCACTCTGTTCAATCATAGATGCCTTGATGATCACCGCGGGTGTTGCGGGTTTAGGCCATCTGATCCTAGCATTCCCCTTGATAAAGGACATCGCCAGTATAGGTGGGGCTATTTTTTTATTGGTCTACGGCGCTAGGGCACTTAAGTCATCATTTATGGTACAGAGTATGACTCAGGGTTCCACTAATGGCACGGATACGTTAAAGGCTGCAGTACTAACCACATTAGGGATAAGCTTGCTCAATCCCCATCTGTATTTAGACACTGTGGTGTTATTGGGCAGCATCAGTGCTCAATTTGAAGGAGCCGATCGACCGCTGTTTGGTGCTGGAGCCGTACTGGCTTCATTTCTGTGGTTTTTTAGTTTAAGTTTTGGTGCCAGATATTTGAGCCCACTATTTCAGAAACCCAAGGCTTGGTGTTATCTGGACAGGTTTATTTGTTTGACTATGTGGACGATTGCCTTAGTTTTGATATGGCCATATTTCGCTTAGTCATTTCTCTTTCATGCCTGCTATTTTAGGCATAAAAAAGCCCGCGATGAGCGGGCTTTCTGTTTAGTTAGGTTACTGTTCAGTCTTATTTAAGATGTTTAAGCACCACTTCATGATGCTCTTTAGTCTTAAACTTGTTAAACAGGTGGCTGACTTTGCCATCTTGTCCGACTAAGAAGCTTAATCTATGGATACCGTCATAGATCTTACCCATAAATTTTTTCTCACCCCAAACACCGAATGCATCGGCGATGGCATGATCTTCATCACTGAGAAGAGAGAAGTTCAGCTCCTGCTTTTGGGCAAAGCGTGCCAGCTTAGGGACAGGATCGGGACTAATGCCTAACACGGTGACTTTCAAGTCATTGAGTTCTGTCATGCTGTCTCTAAGACCACAGGCTTGAACGGTACAGCCCGGTGTAGAGGCTTTGGGGTAGAAATAGACCAGAACAGGGCCGGTTTTCAAACACTCTTTCAACGAGATGAGCTTATCGTTTTGATTTTTTAGCTCGAAGAGTGGGGCGTTATCGCCTGCAGTTAACGTATTCATTTAAAACTCCTATTTAGCTACTGGTGATGCCCTGCATACGTTCGATGGTACAGTTTAATGACATCTCTGAAGCCAGCTCATTGATGCTGATTTCTAACTTATCCAGTTCGACTTTTTCCGGAACATTGATTGTCAGGAAAACATGTTGGCTTGGATTCCCTTGTTCGTCTTCCTCTGCATGGGATCTCACTGCGGCGAGATCTAAGGAGCGATCGGCCAGAAACTGGGTGATTTTTTTCATGGTGCCGCGCTGGTCTTGTCCGCTAAAGGTGACTTGCAGACGAGAGATATAGTTTTGCGCGGTGTGTTTTGAGGTGCGCTTCATCACTGTCATCAGCTCAAGCTCAACGCTTAAGGCGGGAAGTTGGGTTTCCATCTTAGTGATAGAGGCCCAGGAACCTGACAGCATCATGATCAAGGTGAATTCATTGCCAAATAAGGCCATTCGACTGTCGACGATGTCACAGTCACATTCACTTGCAAGTCTTGCAAATTTACTGACAATACCTGGGCGGTCTGAGCCCATAGCAGTAACGACAAGATGATTGGACATGAATTCCCCTTAATTTATAGCCAATTTTGTACATAAATACACCGATTTCAAGCGTATTTCTCTATGGCGACTTATGCTACCACAAGATCGCAGAGATGAGATCCCCGTCGTATCGATCAAAGCGCTTATTGCATACACTGCATGATGAAAAACTCTTAACACGATTCAATCGTTGAAATGCTTGTTTTTAATGGTCAGCATCAGTACCATAGCCAGTCCTGAATCTTGGGGAAGTCACATGATAAACGGAAGCATCGTAGCCTTAATCACACCACTAAATAGTGATGGCACAGTAGATAATATAAGTCTTGAAAAGTTAGTTGAGTATCATATTGCAGAAGGCACTGATGCCATTGTTGCCGTAGGCACCACTGGTGAATCAGCCACACTTCCTATGTCTGAACATATCGAAGTGGTAAGGCAAACTGTCAATTTTGCATCGGGACGTATTCCAGTTATAGGTGGAAATGGCGCCAATGCAACGGCTGAAGCCATAGAGCTGACCAAGGCACAGAACAAGCTTGGTGTCGTGGCGATGTTAGGTGTTACGCCTTATTATAATAAGCCGAGCCCTAAGGGCTTGATCGCTCATTATACTGCCGTCGCCGCCAGCACGGATATTCCGCAAATTCTCTATAATGTTCCAGGCCGTACGTCGGTCGATATGTTGCCTGAGACCATTGCGCAGCTGGTTGAGGTTCCCAATATCATAGGTGTTAAAGACGCCACTGGTGATGTCGCTCGGGTGAAACAATTACGTGAACTCTGCGGTAACGATTTTCTGCTTTATAGTGGTGATGACGCGACTGCGAGAGAGTTTTTGACCTTAGGCGGTGACGGCGTTATCTCTGTCACCAACAATATTGTGCCAAAGCTGTTTAAATTGATGTGTGACGCCGCGTTAGCCGGTGACAACCACACCGCTATGGCTGCTGAAGATCAAATTAAAGGTCTGTTCACAGCACTGTTTTGTGAAGCTAATCCTATACCCGTAAAATGGGCTGCCCATCAGATGGGCTTGATCAGTCAAGGTGATATTAGATTACCTTTGACGGAACTTTCTACCGAGTTTCATGGTCTGTTGTTAGATGCAATGAAGAATGCCCGAATTGAGGTTAAATAATAGATGTTGAAGCAAGTGACTCCTTTAGTACTTATTGCCGCTGTTACCGCGTGTAGCTCACCTGTCGATAGAAGGCAGGCCAATGGTGGTGATGAGTATACCAATGTACTCGTTGAACCTGCGTTAACTATACCCGAAGGCCTTAACACGCCGGTATACAGTAAAGAGTACGATATTCCTAAACCAGGTAGCAAAACTAATGCGACTCTGGTGGGTAAACAGTTGGATATTCGTCCTCCTCTTCAGGTTTTACCTATGGCAGAGGGAACTCATGTTGAGGAAGGCAGTGACAATATTAAAATTGTCGTAGAGTCAATTGACAGTGATATTGAACTTAAGAATGAACTGTTCAACGTAATCAAAGATTATTTAGCGAGTAAATCAATCTCCATTCTTAAGGAAGATTTTGAGAAAGGTCTGATTGAAACAGATTGGATTGAGAATCAAGAAGTGATTGATTCTAGCTTTTGGGGGAGTGATGAGATTTACACCCTGCGTCAACGTTATGAATTTAATATAGACGTACGTCCCCATGGCCGTAGTGGTAACTTGATGATCAACCTTCTCGATCATGAAGAGAGCTTCGACGGTGAGCAACAAGACATCATTTTGACCGGCGAGGATAAGCGTAGATACACTATTGATATGCTGAACAATGCCGTTGCGTATATGAGTATTAAACGTAACCAAGCGATCAAAGCCAAACGTCTGCGTGAAAGCTTAGGCATAGACATGAGCATAGTAAAAGGTACTCGTTCGGATGAAAGCTCGGATGTTGAAGACCTTGTTGCTTCATATTGGTTAGCCGACGCACCGTTTAAACGAACCTGGGATCGCTTGCGCATAGTCCTGCCTGAAATGGGTTTCGAAGTTGTCGATATGGACAGCAATAAAGGTCTGTACTACATCAATGTTACCGATGACTCAGGTTTCTGGAGTTCGCTTTGGAATGAGAAGGAGCTGCCCGTTAAAGAAGGCTCCTATCGCATGATACTGAAAGATGACACCAATGCAAATAAGACTCGCATCTATCTACATGATTCATCGGACAAGCCGTTGGATAATGAGACTGTTGAGGCCGTTTATGATGGTTTCTCGGAACTGATGCAAGAAGATCGTAAGATCCGTTAAATTCATTGGTTGAACCATTGCAAAAAAGGAGGCGTCTAGCCTCCTTTTTTATTGTCTAATTTTTGAAATATTAGTGGGTATGGCCAGACATACTACTTCTATATCGCATCTATCCATCATACTTCACTATTCTCATCCTCCCGAAAGCATCAACTTCTACAAAAAATAGACAGAGCTTAGATTACCCTCCATTGTTAACTTGTCGTGTTAATTGTAAGTAAAGGTAAAACCCCTTGAAGCACTATGAGCTATGAGTAAACTAACGGCATAAAAATAAGTGGTATTTTGGGGATTTGATGAAAAAAACAATAATAATGTTAACGATCTTGGCTCTTGCTTGGTTTATCTATCAACAAGTCGCGCCTGAGGGGCTTACTGCGGGCAAGAAACATAGACCCATACCCAACGTGGTGGTGGCTAAGGCAACGATTGAGCCTATACGTGATGAAGTGGAAGCATTGGGGACCAGTAAGGCCAATGAATCGATAACTGTTACTCCGAAAGTCACCGAAGTGGCGACCAAGATCAACTTCGAAGACGGTGACATCGTTAAAAAAGGTCGTTTACTGGTTCAACTTCAGGATAGAGAACAGAGAGCTCGGGTGAAAGTGGCTAAAGTGCGCGTCAATGATCATAGACGTGAATTGGACAGGATCCGCTCCTTGGTCACCAGCCAAACCATAGCCGAGCTAGAACGAGACAGGCTACAGACCTTGATCGATACCGCCAAGGCAGAATTGGAGCAATCTCAAGCAGCCCTAGCAGACAGGAAGATATTAGCCCCCTTTAATGGTCGATTAGGCCTGCGTCAAGTCAGCGTAGGCAGCCTATTGACCCCAGGCACAGTGATCACCACTTTAGATGATATTTCTGTGATCAAATTGGATTTCTCTGTGCCGGAGCGC is a genomic window of Shewanella psychrophila containing:
- a CDS encoding LysR family transcriptional regulator ArgP — its product is MLDYSHLRALSIVISEGGFERAAKVLCITQSAVSQRIKLLEERVGQALVIRTSPVEATVTGKRLLRHYSQVELLESELRSEMDVDDPKLPTIVKIAVNADSLATWFLPALSEVFKRHQWLLELVVDDESYTHNLLKNGEAVGCVTTSKQALAGCSSEYLGDMEYLCVATPEFIEQYFPITVSQASLELAPAVVFSTKDKLHEKYLSRYFKMKTGSWREHKIPSSESFLDAILQGLGYGLVGHLQAEPLLEKGLVIEITPGKRKRVPLYWQHWNIKAKQTTIVYRSLAVTAKQSLCHD
- the bcp gene encoding thioredoxin-dependent thiol peroxidase, whose protein sequence is MNTLTAGDNAPLFELKNQNDKLISLKECLKTGPVLVYFYPKASTPGCTVQACGLRDSMTELNDLKVTVLGISPDPVPKLARFAQKQELNFSLLSDEDHAIADAFGVWGEKKFMGKIYDGIHRLSFLVGQDGKVSHLFNKFKTKEHHEVVLKHLK
- the dapA gene encoding 4-hydroxy-tetrahydrodipicolinate synthase, encoding MINGSIVALITPLNSDGTVDNISLEKLVEYHIAEGTDAIVAVGTTGESATLPMSEHIEVVRQTVNFASGRIPVIGGNGANATAEAIELTKAQNKLGVVAMLGVTPYYNKPSPKGLIAHYTAVAASTDIPQILYNVPGRTSVDMLPETIAQLVEVPNIIGVKDATGDVARVKQLRELCGNDFLLYSGDDATAREFLTLGGDGVISVTNNIVPKLFKLMCDAALAGDNHTAMAAEDQIKGLFTALFCEANPIPVKWAAHQMGLISQGDIRLPLTELSTEFHGLLLDAMKNARIEVK
- a CDS encoding LysE/ArgO family amino acid transporter — encoded protein: MQAFIQGVGIGGSLIMAVGAQNAFVLKQGLKRSHSLPIAALCSIIDALMITAGVAGLGHLILAFPLIKDIASIGGAIFLLVYGARALKSSFMVQSMTQGSTNGTDTLKAAVLTTLGISLLNPHLYLDTVVLLGSISAQFEGADRPLFGAGAVLASFLWFFSLSFGARYLSPLFQKPKAWCYLDRFICLTMWTIALVLIWPYFA
- the bamC gene encoding outer membrane protein assembly factor BamC is translated as MLKQVTPLVLIAAVTACSSPVDRRQANGGDEYTNVLVEPALTIPEGLNTPVYSKEYDIPKPGSKTNATLVGKQLDIRPPLQVLPMAEGTHVEEGSDNIKIVVESIDSDIELKNELFNVIKDYLASKSISILKEDFEKGLIETDWIENQEVIDSSFWGSDEIYTLRQRYEFNIDVRPHGRSGNLMINLLDHEESFDGEQQDIILTGEDKRRYTIDMLNNAVAYMSIKRNQAIKAKRLRESLGIDMSIVKGTRSDESSDVEDLVASYWLADAPFKRTWDRLRIVLPEMGFEVVDMDSNKGLYYINVTDDSGFWSSLWNEKELPVKEGSYRMILKDDTNANKTRIYLHDSSDKPLDNETVEAVYDGFSELMQEDRKIR
- a CDS encoding efflux RND transporter periplasmic adaptor subunit translates to MKKTIIMLTILALAWFIYQQVAPEGLTAGKKHRPIPNVVVAKATIEPIRDEVEALGTSKANESITVTPKVTEVATKINFEDGDIVKKGRLLVQLQDREQRARVKVAKVRVNDHRRELDRIRSLVTSQTIAELERDRLQTLIDTAKAELEQSQAALADRKILAPFNGRLGLRQVSVGSLLTPGTVITTLDDISVIKLDFSVPERFLGSLAIGKTVEATAVAFPDELLKGKVISIDSRINPTTRAVIVRAEIPNPDNRLMPGMLMKVTLIQQSREALILPESAIIPIQDRHYVYLVNDENVIVQHQVTLGLRKRGWVEVLEGVELNELVVIRGILKVRPGDKVKVQFSERFSFLKEAKVGPTA
- a CDS encoding glycine cleavage system protein R, which produces MSNHLVVTAMGSDRPGIVSKFARLASECDCDIVDSRMALFGNEFTLIMMLSGSWASITKMETQLPALSVELELMTVMKRTSKHTAQNYISRLQVTFSGQDQRGTMKKITQFLADRSLDLAAVRSHAEEDEQGNPSQHVFLTINVPEKVELDKLEISINELASEMSLNCTIERMQGITSS